One window of Triticum dicoccoides isolate Atlit2015 ecotype Zavitan chromosome 5A, WEW_v2.0, whole genome shotgun sequence genomic DNA carries:
- the LOC119302326 gene encoding protein FLX-like 3 isoform X3 translates to MSGRDRLPRRFVEDGRGYVDARVAEDRRGHHPGIRVVDDRRGHHEIRVVEDRRAYPAVRVIEDRRAYPEIHERPLMRVAPRSHLDVLEEEIQLHEIDFRRLMADRHALAEERMELHRELQAGKEEVRHLNMIIAEINAKKEAYISELVDKRRKLEAELRSNEPLRDEVVHLRGEIEKLLAVRKELSAKAASLMQELSRERSDKQQLPMLKAEIEGLQLELTHASCIVCRNACELEQKGNFELVEQRKAMEKSMISMAQEIQQMRAELANFDGRPWGTG, encoded by the exons ATGTCAGGAAGAGATCGCCTGCCGCGCCGTTTTGTCGAAGATGGAAGGGGCTATGTTGACGCCCGTGTGGCTGAGGATCGCAGGGGTCATCATCCTGGTATCCGAGTGGTTGATGATCGTAGGGGCCATCACGAGATCCGTGTAGTCGAAGATCGCAGAGCCTATCCTGCAGTTCGTGTGATTGAGGATCGTAGAGCCTACCCTGAGATTCACGAAAGGCCGCTCATGAGGGTGGCTCCTCGCTCTCACCTGGATGTCCTAGAGGAAGAAATTCAGTTGCACGAGATTGATTTCCGCAGGCTTATGGCTGATCGTCATGCTCTAGCTGAGGAACGGATGGAGTTGCACAGGGAGTTGCAAGCCGGAAAGGAGGAGGTCCGTCACCTTAACATGATCATCGCAGAGATTAATGCCAAGAAGGAAGCTTATATCAGCGAGCTCGTTGACAAGAGAAGGAAGCTTGAAGCTGAACTTAGATCAAATGAGCCTTTGAGAGATGAGGTTGTGCATCTTCGTGGTGAAATCGAGAAGCTCCTTGCTGTTAGGAAAGAACTCTCTGCAAAGGCTGCATCACTCATGCAGGAGCTGAGTAGGGAGAGATCTGATAAACAACAGTTACCTATGCTGAAAGCAGAGATTGAGGGCCTTCAACTGGAACTTACCCATGCAAG TTGTATTGTTTGCAGGAATGCATGTGAATTGGAGCAGAAGGGGAATTTCGAGTTGGTGGAACAAAGGAAAGCAATGGAGAAGAGTATGATTTCGATGGCACAAGAAATTCAACAAATGCGGGCCGAATTAGCTAATTTTGATGGCAGACCATGGGGCACAg